In the genome of Vanacampus margaritifer isolate UIUO_Vmar chromosome 1, RoL_Vmar_1.0, whole genome shotgun sequence, one region contains:
- the snpha gene encoding syntaphilin, which translates to MSLTLTPSRKPSLGQRRRSAGTSGSSGRCTHPGMSNTSNYPLKVKTTEGSLTPRMYPSTPRRQAKHAVCSDNHGIKPPAPEQYLTPLQQKEVCIRHLRARLRDNVERLQHRDYEIDELRTQLYRMQEDWIQEECHRVEAQLALKEARKEIQHLQEVVESVRPNLGVREQDHDHKPYARSQDPRPVGRSRSCGCSPASTLTRSRHLSAEAPQAESGRAPRHLLLDATLLTERLPRQEGTAPPFPACDRLCRGGAAVSVSHSCHSLGGSCYLPHHHLFLHLPQEEPPETVASASAVPADPIPSDPAGRKPEVRSQACSPTRTWLSRNESTAEELSVISVASAQPLAFPAALPTPSPLELPHVCQPHPAEPLRQEVVVLETEDAAKEEAGHDESSQRCHWSPYFLVDLLALAVPVVPTVAWLCRGAPRDIAPVYHIGSLLRGCCAVALHSLRQRGAGPGRGQASVNGTPI; encoded by the exons ATGTCCTTAACTCTCACCCCAAGCAGGAAGCCTTCATTAGGACAACGCAG ACGCTCAGCGGGAACAAGTGGCAGCAGCGGACGATGCACCCATCCTGGCATGTCCAACACCAGCAACTATCCGCTGAAGGTCAAGACGACAGAGGGAAGCCTCACACCTCGGATGTACCCGAGCACGCCGAG GCGGCAAGCAAAGCATGCCGTGTGTAGTGACAACCATGGGATCAAGCCTCCCGCTCCGGAACAGTACCTCACACCCCTGCAGCAGAAAGAGGTGTGCATACGTCACCTGCGAGCCAGACTGAGGGACAACGTGGAGAGATTACAACACAG GGACTACGAAATCGATGAGTTGAGGACTCAGCTGTACAGGATGCAAGAAGACTGGATCCAAGAGGAATGCCACCGCGTGGAGGCCCAGTTGGCCCTCAAAGAGGCCCGCAAGGAAATTCAGCACCTCCAAGAAGTGGTGGAGTCCGTCAGGCCCAATCTGGGTGTTCGGGAGCAAGACCACGACCACAAGCCATACGCCCGGTCCCAGGACCCGAGGCCCGTTGGGCGATCCCGCTCCTGCGGCTGCTCACCTGCCAGCACTTTGACCCGCAGCAGGCACCTTAGCGCCGAAGCCCCCCAGGCAGAGTCCGGCCGAGCGCCGCGCCACCTGCTGCTGGACGCCACACTCCTCACAGAGCGGCTGCCTCGGCAGGAGGGGACGGCGCCCCCCTTCCCCGCCTGTGACCGGCTGTGCCGAGGGGGCGCCGCCGTGTCCGTCTCGCACTCCTGCCACTCTCTGGGCGGGAGCTGCTACCTCCCTCATCATCACTTGTTCCTGCACTTACCTCAGGAGGAGCCCCCGGAAACCGTCGCCTCAGCCTCCGCTGTGCCCGCCGACCCGATCCCGAGCGATCCGGCGGGGAGGAAGCCGGAGGTGCGCTCGCAGGCATGCAGCCCGACCAGGACCTGGCTTTCCCGTAACGAAAGCACCGCGGAGGAGCTGAGCGTCATTTCGGTGGCGTCGGCGCAGCCTCTCGCCTTTCCCGCGGCTTTACCTACTCCGTCTCCTCTGGAGTTGCCCCACGTTTGCCAACCCCACCCCGCGGAACCCCTCAGGCAGGAAGTCGTCGTCCTGGAGACCGAGGACGCCGCCAAGGAGGAAGCGGGACACGACGAGTCGTCTCAGAGGTGCCACTGGAGTCCGTACTTCCTGGTGGATCTGTTGGCTTTGGCGGTGCCGGTGGTTCCGACCGTGGCGTGGCTGTGTCGCGGGGCGCCTCGGGACATCGCGCCCGTCTATCATATCGGCTCCCTGCTGAGAGGGTGCTGCGCCGTGGCCCTGCACTCGCTCCGTCAGAGAGGGGCCGGTCCGGGACGCGGACAGGCCAGCGTGAATGGAACTCCCATCTGA